In one window of Reinekea forsetii DNA:
- the acnB gene encoding bifunctional aconitate hydratase 2/2-methylisocitrate dehydratase has product MLEAYRKHEQERAAMGIPAKPLSVEQVTQLVELLKNPPADDAAFLKSLLVERVPPGVDEAAYVKAGFLTAIVKDQATSPLIDKTEAIRILGTMQGGYNIETLVSLLDQPDQAAAAGEQLKHTLLMFDAFHDVQERAEAGNSIAKAVMQSWADAEWYLNKPAVPEKITLTVFKVTGETNTDDLSPAQDAWSRPDIPLHALAMYKMARDGITPDKSGELGPIAQLEELKKQGHLIALVGDVVGTGSSRKSATNSVLWYTGQDIPFAPNKRFGGFCLGNKIAPIFFNTMEDAGALPIELDVDDMHMGDVIDLYPHAGKVEKNGTVISEFTLKTNVLLDEVRAGGRIPLIIGRGLTDRAREALGLAPSTVFNRPGAVEPSSKGFTLAQKMVGKACGTIGIRPGEYCEPKMTTVGSQDTTGPMTRDELKDLACLGFSADLVMQSFCHTAAYPKPVDIDTQHTLPDFIKNRGGVSLRPGDGIIHSWLNRMLMPDTVGTGGDSHTRFPMGISFPAGSGLVAFAAATGVMPLDMPESVLVRFTGTRQPGITLRDLVHAIPYYAIKDGSLTVEKKGKKNIFSGRVLEIEGLDDLTIEQAFELSDASAERSAAGCTITLSEESVGEYLRSNVVMLRWMIANGYGNERTIERRAKAMEEWLANPTLMRADADAEYAYTLEIDLNDIKEPILCAPNDPDDARILSAVQGSKIDEVFIGSCMTNIGHFRAAGKLLEANGGTLSTKLWIAPPTKMDEAQLMQEGYYSIFGNAGARTEMPGCSLCMGNQARVAARSTVVSTSTRNFPNRLGDGADVYLASAELAAVSSLMGKLPTPAEYLAYAGQIDSMAAEVYRYLNFDQMDDYVDAANSVIVSV; this is encoded by the coding sequence GTGCTTGAAGCCTACCGTAAACACGAACAAGAACGCGCCGCCATGGGTATTCCAGCGAAGCCCTTGTCTGTCGAGCAAGTCACACAATTGGTTGAACTGCTCAAGAATCCACCGGCTGACGATGCCGCCTTTCTGAAAAGCCTGCTGGTTGAACGAGTGCCGCCTGGCGTCGACGAGGCCGCTTACGTAAAGGCCGGTTTCTTAACCGCCATCGTCAAGGATCAGGCAACGTCACCGCTGATCGATAAAACCGAAGCGATTCGCATCCTGGGCACTATGCAGGGTGGCTACAACATTGAAACCCTAGTGTCCCTGCTCGACCAACCGGATCAGGCGGCCGCGGCCGGTGAGCAACTGAAACATACCCTGTTGATGTTCGACGCCTTTCACGATGTCCAAGAACGCGCTGAGGCGGGCAACAGCATCGCTAAGGCGGTTATGCAGTCTTGGGCCGATGCCGAATGGTATTTGAACAAGCCTGCCGTACCGGAAAAAATCACCCTGACTGTCTTTAAGGTTACCGGCGAAACCAATACCGATGATCTCTCGCCGGCCCAGGATGCTTGGTCACGACCCGACATCCCGTTACATGCCTTGGCCATGTACAAGATGGCACGCGATGGTATTACGCCCGATAAGTCGGGCGAGCTGGGCCCTATCGCGCAGCTGGAAGAACTCAAGAAGCAGGGCCATTTGATTGCCTTGGTGGGCGATGTTGTCGGCACCGGTTCGTCCCGTAAATCAGCGACCAACTCGGTGCTCTGGTATACCGGCCAAGATATCCCCTTCGCACCCAACAAACGCTTTGGCGGTTTCTGCCTGGGTAATAAGATTGCACCGATCTTCTTTAACACCATGGAAGACGCTGGCGCCCTGCCCATCGAGCTCGATGTCGATGATATGCATATGGGTGACGTTATTGACCTCTACCCGCATGCCGGCAAGGTCGAAAAAAATGGCACAGTGATTTCCGAATTCACCTTAAAAACCAATGTCCTGCTCGATGAAGTCCGCGCCGGCGGCCGGATACCATTGATTATCGGGCGCGGTTTGACTGACCGAGCGCGCGAAGCCCTGGGTCTGGCGCCCTCCACCGTATTTAATCGACCGGGTGCGGTAGAGCCCAGCAGCAAAGGCTTCACCTTAGCGCAGAAAATGGTTGGCAAGGCATGTGGCACCATCGGTATCCGTCCAGGTGAGTACTGTGAACCGAAGATGACCACCGTTGGCTCGCAGGATACCACCGGCCCAATGACCCGCGATGAGCTAAAAGATCTGGCCTGTTTGGGCTTCTCGGCCGACCTGGTAATGCAGTCCTTCTGTCATACCGCGGCCTATCCGAAGCCAGTTGATATCGACACCCAACACACCCTGCCCGATTTCATTAAGAACCGTGGCGGTGTGTCCTTGCGTCCGGGCGACGGCATTATTCACAGCTGGTTAAACCGGATGTTGATGCCCGATACGGTCGGCACCGGCGGTGACTCGCACACCCGTTTCCCAATGGGCATCTCCTTCCCAGCAGGCTCGGGTCTGGTCGCCTTTGCCGCGGCCACCGGGGTAATGCCATTGGATATGCCAGAATCGGTCTTGGTGCGCTTTACCGGCACTCGCCAACCGGGCATCACCTTGCGCGACCTGGTGCACGCCATTCCTTACTACGCCATTAAAGATGGGTCGTTAACGGTTGAGAAGAAAGGCAAGAAGAACATCTTCTCCGGCCGGGTGCTGGAAATTGAAGGGCTCGACGACCTGACCATCGAACAGGCCTTTGAGCTGTCCGATGCCTCGGCCGAACGCTCCGCCGCAGGTTGCACCATTACCCTGTCGGAAGAGTCGGTGGGCGAATATCTGCGCTCCAATGTCGTCATGTTGCGTTGGATGATCGCCAATGGCTACGGTAACGAACGCACCATCGAACGACGCGCCAAGGCCATGGAAGAGTGGTTAGCCAATCCGACGCTGATGCGTGCCGACGCCGACGCTGAATACGCTTACACCCTGGAAATCGATCTTAATGATATCAAGGAGCCGATCCTCTGCGCGCCAAACGATCCGGACGATGCCCGCATCCTCTCTGCGGTTCAGGGCAGCAAGATCGATGAGGTCTTTATCGGTTCGTGCATGACCAACATCGGCCACTTTCGAGCGGCCGGTAAGTTGCTCGAAGCCAACGGTGGCACCCTTTCGACCAAGCTGTGGATCGCACCGCCGACCAAGATGGACGAAGCGCAATTGATGCAGGAGGGCTACTACAGCATCTTTGGCAATGCCGGTGCACGTACCGAAATGCCCGGCTGCTCACTGTGCATGGGTAACCAGGCGCGGGTCGCCGCGCGCTCGACGGTCGTGTCGACCTCAACCCGGAACTTCCCGAACCGCTTAGGGGATGGCGCTGATGTGTATCTGGCCTCTGCCGAATTGGCGGCCGTGTCGTCCTTGATGGGCAAACTGCCGACCCCGGCTGAGTACTTGGCCTATGCCGGTCAGATCGATAGCATGGCGGCCGAGGTCTATCGCTATCTGAACTTCGATCAGATGGACGATTATGTTGACGCGGCAAACTCGGTCATTGTCTCCGTCTAG
- a CDS encoding methyltransferase domain-containing protein: MGDVNFNGLIDRFAQQIYQSRKGRLRMHLIDALYRQYLPEAEMASMRVLDAGGGLGQMSHWFLTRGSSVDYFDISSAMVQTVATDFAESIAQGRLSVAECSITEAAYPPVYDLVNAHALLEWLEDPYDALATLMQSVKPGGYLGLMVYNKHLLMLRHLMRGTLKRAMSGDLGGDRGGLTPISPLDPTEVGDFLSAGGFQILCQAGVRTFSDLAEKTVLEWYDETDQFAAELALCEQRPYCDLGRYVLFIARRSS; the protein is encoded by the coding sequence ATGGGTGATGTTAACTTTAACGGTCTGATCGATCGTTTTGCACAGCAGATTTACCAGTCGCGCAAAGGGCGCTTACGCATGCACCTTATCGACGCCCTGTATCGGCAATATCTGCCCGAGGCGGAAATGGCCTCGATGCGCGTGCTCGATGCCGGCGGCGGCCTGGGTCAGATGAGTCATTGGTTTCTGACGCGGGGTTCGAGCGTCGATTATTTTGATATTTCCTCGGCCATGGTACAGACGGTGGCCACTGATTTTGCCGAGTCCATTGCGCAAGGTCGCCTTAGCGTCGCCGAATGCTCCATCACCGAGGCGGCCTATCCGCCGGTTTACGACCTGGTGAATGCCCACGCGTTATTGGAATGGCTGGAGGACCCCTATGACGCCTTGGCCACCCTGATGCAATCGGTCAAGCCGGGCGGTTATTTGGGTCTGATGGTCTACAACAAACATCTGTTGATGCTACGCCATTTGATGCGCGGCACGCTGAAGCGCGCCATGAGCGGCGACTTGGGTGGCGATCGGGGTGGTTTGACGCCCATTTCCCCGCTTGATCCGACCGAGGTAGGCGATTTTTTGAGCGCGGGCGGATTCCAGATCCTGTGCCAGGCCGGTGTGCGGACCTTCTCCGATCTGGCCGAAAAAACCGTGCTCGAATGGTACGACGAAACCGACCAGTTTGCCGCCGAATTGGCTCTGTGCGAACAGCGGCCTTACTGCGATCTGGGCCGTTATGTGTTGTTTATCGCGCGCCGATCCAGTTAA
- the pykF gene encoding pyruvate kinase PykF, giving the protein MRKTKIVCTIGPASESKEMLTKLVQAGMNVMRLNFSHGDYAEHGARISNIREVVQDTGVKVAILLDTKGPEIRTMNVSGGDVLLEAGQTFTLSTDQSISGDNSRVAVTYPELPNDLAIGNTVLLDDGLIQLTVTEITGGDVICRVENTGELGNKKGVNLPGVSVKLPALSEKDKSDIVWGCGQDVDFIAASFIRKASDVEEIRALLIANGGANIKIISKIENQEGVDNFDAILEASDGIMVARGDLGVEIAVEEVIFAQKMMIKACILARKPVITATQMLDSMIKNPRPTRAEAGDVANAILDGTDAVMLSGESAKGKYPVETVAIMAQICERTDTAMRQIERPLPDEQGLLRVTESICKAAVHTAQDLAIKLIVVGTVQGRSVQAVRKYFPKAQILALTRDPKTAQQLCLTKGVTTSVVEQFENSDNIYAKAKEKALEKGLAVSGDAILVVAGALFDSTNTLSVQYID; this is encoded by the coding sequence ATGCGAAAGACTAAAATTGTTTGCACGATCGGACCGGCGTCAGAGTCAAAAGAAATGCTCACCAAACTGGTACAAGCCGGTATGAATGTGATGCGTTTGAACTTTTCACACGGCGACTATGCAGAGCACGGCGCTCGAATCTCAAACATCCGTGAAGTCGTTCAAGACACGGGCGTCAAGGTTGCAATTTTACTCGATACCAAGGGTCCCGAAATCCGCACCATGAACGTCAGCGGTGGCGACGTGTTACTGGAAGCCGGTCAAACCTTTACCTTGAGCACCGATCAGAGCATCAGCGGTGACAACAGCCGTGTCGCGGTGACTTACCCAGAACTGCCGAACGACCTGGCGATCGGCAACACGGTATTGTTAGACGACGGCCTGATCCAGCTGACCGTTACCGAAATCACCGGTGGCGACGTGATTTGTCGAGTGGAAAACACCGGTGAACTGGGCAATAAAAAGGGTGTTAACCTACCCGGTGTCAGCGTCAAGCTGCCCGCCCTGTCCGAAAAGGACAAGTCTGATATCGTTTGGGGTTGTGGTCAGGACGTCGATTTCATTGCCGCCTCCTTTATCCGCAAGGCCTCTGACGTCGAAGAAATTCGTGCCCTACTGATCGCCAATGGCGGCGCTAATATCAAGATCATCTCCAAAATTGAAAATCAAGAAGGGGTCGATAATTTCGATGCCATCCTCGAAGCCTCCGATGGCATCATGGTCGCGCGTGGCGACCTGGGTGTTGAAATCGCCGTCGAAGAAGTGATTTTTGCCCAGAAGATGATGATCAAAGCCTGCATCTTGGCCCGTAAGCCGGTCATAACCGCGACTCAGATGCTCGACTCGATGATTAAAAACCCACGGCCAACACGCGCCGAAGCAGGCGATGTCGCCAACGCGATCCTCGACGGTACCGATGCGGTCATGTTGTCGGGCGAGTCGGCCAAGGGTAAATATCCTGTCGAAACCGTTGCGATCATGGCGCAGATCTGTGAGCGCACCGATACGGCCATGAGGCAGATTGAGCGCCCATTGCCCGATGAGCAGGGGCTCTTGCGCGTCACCGAATCGATCTGTAAGGCCGCGGTACATACTGCACAGGACTTGGCTATCAAGCTGATAGTCGTTGGCACCGTGCAGGGTAGATCGGTCCAGGCCGTGCGCAAGTACTTCCCGAAAGCCCAGATCCTGGCCCTCACCCGCGATCCGAAGACAGCCCAACAACTCTGCCTCACCAAGGGCGTCACCACCTCGGTCGTCGAGCAGTTTGAAAACAGTGATAATATCTACGCCAAAGCAAAAGAAAAGGCGCTCGAGAAGGGCTTAGCGGTCAGCGGAGACGCCATCTTAGTGGTCGCCGGTGCACTCTTTGACAGCACCAACACCCTGTCGGTTCAATACATCGACTAG